The following are from one region of the Leptospira yasudae genome:
- a CDS encoding lipoate--protein ligase family protein — MRTFTFVQNSIRSAAANLAIEEAIGINLVSSGYGAGLRIWKNPFSIVLGLSEKAEDTILPEVVQRFQKSQNDSSQTIRGSVRQKNFDREFPAIVRRASGGGTVVHHPEENLNFTFFISLDVKPELYKVKESYDYFLSLVVNALKRQTLDASFRGKSDLAVFEQGLEKKISGNAQFRKKGAVVHHGTLILKPSLISRVSELLKHPPEEPEYRKNRKHSDFVTSLPSGFSTVKFGQDLSHVFAESLGLSRMGTERDLRFTKSVFQEAKRLLENKYSRMDFIFRD; from the coding sequence ATGCGCACATTCACATTTGTACAAAATTCGATCCGATCCGCGGCGGCCAATCTCGCGATCGAAGAAGCGATCGGCATCAACCTCGTATCTTCCGGTTACGGAGCGGGATTGCGGATTTGGAAAAATCCATTCTCCATCGTATTGGGTCTTTCCGAAAAAGCGGAGGACACGATTCTCCCCGAAGTCGTTCAAAGATTCCAAAAATCGCAAAATGACTCTTCGCAAACGATCCGCGGTTCGGTTCGTCAAAAAAATTTTGACCGAGAATTTCCGGCGATTGTGCGCCGAGCCAGCGGAGGCGGAACGGTCGTCCATCACCCCGAGGAGAATCTCAACTTTACCTTCTTCATTTCCTTGGACGTTAAACCGGAACTCTACAAAGTAAAGGAATCCTACGATTACTTTTTGAGTCTCGTCGTGAACGCTTTAAAGCGACAAACGTTAGACGCTTCTTTCCGAGGCAAATCGGATCTCGCCGTCTTCGAACAAGGACTGGAAAAGAAAATCTCCGGGAACGCTCAGTTCCGCAAAAAAGGCGCGGTGGTTCATCACGGAACTCTGATCCTAAAACCGTCTCTGATTTCCAGAGTTTCCGAACTTCTCAAACATCCTCCGGAAGAACCGGAATACAGAAAGAACCGCAAACATTCCGATTTCGTGACCTCTCTGCCGAGCGGATTTTCCACCGTAAAATTTGGTCAGGACCTATCTCATGTATTTGCCGAATCACTGGGCCTTTCCAGAATGGGCACAGAGAGGGATCTCCGGTTTACGAAATCGGTATTTCAAGAAGCGAAACGGCTCTTGGAAAACAAATATTCGAGGATGGATTTCATCTTCAGAGATTAA
- a CDS encoding GNAT family N-acetyltransferase codes for MKYAYPPEPVSLLGKHVELHPLRAEHHDELVKAVLDGELWKLWFTMVPSPEEMKRWIDKALLEEKEKSSLPFVVRRKSDQKIIGSTRYMNIEKVSNRLEIGSTWYSKEFQKTPVNTECKLLLLEHAFEDLDCIAVEFRTHRLNENSRRAIERLGASLDGILRNHRVMPNGTLRDTAVYSILASEWPTVKCHLAFKLERGK; via the coding sequence ATGAAATACGCATATCCTCCCGAACCGGTTTCCTTGCTCGGAAAACACGTGGAACTGCATCCGCTAAGGGCGGAACATCACGACGAGTTAGTCAAAGCGGTGTTAGACGGAGAATTGTGGAAGCTCTGGTTTACGATGGTCCCTTCTCCCGAGGAGATGAAACGCTGGATCGACAAAGCGCTCCTTGAAGAAAAGGAAAAGTCTTCTTTGCCTTTCGTGGTCCGCCGCAAAAGCGATCAAAAGATCATCGGCAGTACTCGTTATATGAATATCGAGAAGGTTTCCAACCGGCTCGAAATCGGTTCCACTTGGTATTCGAAAGAATTTCAAAAAACGCCCGTGAACACGGAATGCAAACTTCTTCTTTTGGAACACGCATTCGAAGATTTGGATTGTATCGCCGTGGAATTCAGGACGCATCGTCTCAACGAAAATTCAAGACGCGCGATCGAGAGGCTCGGAGCCTCGTTGGACGGGATTCTGCGCAACCATCGAGTGATGCCAAACGGAACGTTACGCGACACCGCAGTTTACAGCATTCTTGCAAGCGAATGGCCGACCGTAAAATGTCATCTGGCGTTTAAGCTGGAGCGCGGGAAATAG
- a CDS encoding rhomboid family intramembrane serine protease, which yields MTGIYNRIGPELTPVVRTLLILNGGLFAVQLLLSWTIGDYLTLYLGMTPDLINRNYFVWQFVTYAFLHSVQNFFHILFNMFSLWMFGSILENYWGGKNFLKFYLFSCFMGGFFPWMLHNFGFHQGTIIGASGGIYGLLIAFALIWPNQELLFMGFFPLKAKYMVIILMLIIAFSGPGGNIAHMAHLGGAIGGGLYFLYYNKLKSKIPASLSLSRYLQKRKMRKWQEEMNRKIHVREEVDQLLDKISKSGMDSLSRKEKKFLKDASSKYYSEE from the coding sequence ATGACAGGCATCTACAATCGGATCGGTCCGGAACTGACTCCCGTAGTCCGCACCTTATTGATTCTAAACGGGGGACTTTTTGCGGTTCAGCTTTTGCTCTCCTGGACGATCGGAGATTATCTCACGTTGTATCTGGGAATGACGCCGGATTTGATCAATCGTAATTACTTTGTCTGGCAGTTCGTTACGTACGCATTCTTACATTCGGTTCAGAACTTCTTTCATATCCTGTTCAACATGTTTTCGCTTTGGATGTTCGGGTCGATACTTGAGAACTACTGGGGCGGAAAGAATTTTCTGAAGTTTTATCTGTTCTCCTGTTTTATGGGAGGATTTTTTCCGTGGATGCTTCACAACTTCGGATTTCACCAAGGCACGATTATCGGAGCCTCGGGAGGGATCTACGGTTTGTTGATCGCGTTCGCGCTCATCTGGCCGAACCAGGAATTGCTGTTCATGGGATTTTTTCCTTTGAAGGCGAAATACATGGTGATCATTTTGATGCTGATCATCGCGTTTTCCGGCCCCGGCGGAAACATCGCTCACATGGCGCATTTAGGCGGAGCGATCGGAGGCGGTCTTTATTTTCTTTATTATAATAAACTAAAGTCTAAAATTCCAGCTTCGTTGTCCTTAAGCCGTTATCTTCAAAAACGGAAAATGCGAAAGTGGCAAGAGGAAATGAACCGCAAGATTCACGTTCGAGAAGAAGTGGATCAGCTCCTCGATAAAATCTCCAAGTCGGGAATGGATTCGCTTTCCAGAAAGGAAAAGAAATTCTTAAAGGACGCTTCGAGCAAATACTATTCGGAAGAATGA
- a CDS encoding MBL fold metallo-hydrolase, whose amino-acid sequence MIVQLYGTRGSISSPLRTPEYIQKVTQILEIARDAGPNALADIHKFISKLPPYLTHIVGGNTTCVSVLSSSGKRIILDCGTGGRVIADELMQGDFSKGEGKIAFFFTHTHWDHIQGIPFFKPLYIPGNEFHFYSPFADLQERFEKQQSPEFFPIPFSALASTKLFTCLRPDETLDLEGDCKVSMYPLKHPGGSFAYRLEEKGKVFVFATDAEFTGEDFASVTEMKPFFENADLLVLDSQYTLDESFQKFDWGHTSYTMAVNCAVAWNVKKLVLTHHEPAYADDVLDIILQEAQAHAVALGNRTIEIELAVEGNVYKLV is encoded by the coding sequence GTGATCGTTCAACTTTACGGTACTCGGGGTTCCATTTCCTCTCCGCTCCGCACCCCGGAATACATTCAGAAGGTGACTCAAATCCTGGAAATCGCTCGGGACGCGGGACCGAACGCGCTTGCCGACATTCATAAATTTATTTCCAAACTTCCTCCGTATCTTACGCACATAGTCGGCGGAAATACGACCTGTGTTTCGGTACTTTCCTCTTCGGGAAAAAGAATCATCCTGGATTGCGGCACGGGCGGACGCGTGATCGCGGACGAACTCATGCAGGGAGATTTTTCGAAAGGTGAGGGAAAGATCGCATTCTTTTTTACGCACACGCACTGGGATCATATCCAAGGGATTCCCTTTTTCAAACCTCTCTACATTCCGGGAAACGAGTTCCATTTTTATTCCCCGTTTGCCGATCTTCAGGAACGTTTTGAAAAACAACAATCCCCCGAATTCTTTCCCATTCCATTTTCCGCCCTTGCGTCCACGAAACTCTTTACCTGCCTACGCCCTGACGAAACTTTGGATTTAGAGGGAGATTGTAAGGTCAGTATGTATCCTCTCAAACATCCGGGCGGTTCGTTCGCCTACCGTTTGGAGGAAAAAGGAAAGGTCTTTGTTTTTGCCACGGATGCGGAATTTACGGGAGAAGACTTCGCTTCCGTTACGGAAATGAAGCCGTTTTTCGAAAATGCCGACCTCCTGGTCCTGGATTCCCAATATACTTTGGATGAATCCTTCCAAAAATTTGACTGGGGACATACTTCCTACACGATGGCCGTAAACTGCGCGGTCGCCTGGAACGTGAAAAAACTCGTTCTGACCCATCACGAACCCGCTTATGCGGACGACGTTTTGGACATCATTCTCCAGGAAGCCCAAGCGCACGCCGTCGCGCTCGGGAATCGCACGATCGAGATCGAACTCGCGGTAGAAGGGAACGTTTATAAATTAGTATGA
- a CDS encoding penicillin-binding protein 1A: protein MKSIGLHRTSKALLIIALLGGLFFGYILSEVDEGGELAMLASYQPTTPTRLYDINGVVFAELYKHKQQLLKYQDIPPHVVQAFLSVEDNNFFNHFGIDFMAIVRAGVVNVISGRIKQGGSTLTQQLAKTVLQNRKRSFARKFIEALFTLQIEQEYSKEEILEIYFNLIYLGHGTTGLASAADVYFQKDVSDLDIAEAAMLARLPKAPVKYSPFKNPAISKGAHLSVLRLMAEQGYIPADKVQSIHDDFWNKYWPVVITQSPSQSTWGNRLNKAPHFTEYVRQKLEKELGEDKVYTGGLKVYTTLDARKQEIAQEELSRAIKKHDDLVSGVTVNYSGGADRGLVGLYYLMGSVFPIGMPFISKLDEKANYRVALERELIDAVDILTILTPGENESAAIGEFQKQSAVFGKNLHVEGAAITIEPSTGYIQTMVGGYEFTPKNQFNRATMARRQTGSAFKPFVYGAAIQERVVGSGTGIMDAPLTTLTEEGEGWSPQDFDGDFLGMVPLSRALSLSLNIVSVQVFLRTGPDAVIDFSSRLLGVNPSRFPSSPALALGIAELTPLEMALGYATIANNGRRVIPFSVRYVIDQSGNVIYNEEVKVQEELQRQAKDGSIQVISEGTAYILKKMLTNVAMAGTAAMGLRDPDKGNYRGIAAGKTGSTSSFTNAWYCGFDPNYTTVIWLGFDKSSISLGRGQAASVLAVPIWGRMYNRFYGGQNYPTFGEDIMPEEVQGGGTCAYNGLSPKPGVCPVTQNLTLKPITVAGVTKAVMGNRQCDGERDHHKSMDFREFLQKEYQISDEELGKTDRKFKPRTE from the coding sequence ATGAAAAGTATCGGACTGCATAGAACCTCCAAAGCATTGCTCATCATCGCCCTCTTAGGAGGTCTCTTTTTCGGTTATATCCTTTCGGAAGTGGACGAAGGAGGAGAACTCGCGATGCTCGCCTCCTACCAGCCTACGACTCCGACCCGACTCTACGACATCAACGGAGTCGTCTTCGCGGAACTCTATAAACACAAACAGCAGCTTCTCAAATATCAGGACATTCCACCGCACGTGGTTCAGGCGTTTCTTTCCGTGGAAGACAACAACTTCTTCAATCACTTCGGGATCGACTTTATGGCGATCGTGCGAGCCGGAGTCGTAAACGTCATTTCGGGAAGAATCAAACAGGGCGGTTCGACTCTTACGCAGCAGCTCGCAAAAACCGTTCTTCAAAACAGAAAACGTTCCTTTGCGAGAAAATTCATCGAGGCGCTCTTTACGCTTCAGATCGAACAAGAATATTCAAAAGAAGAAATATTAGAAATTTATTTTAATCTTATCTACCTCGGTCACGGAACGACTGGTCTCGCTTCCGCGGCCGACGTCTATTTTCAAAAGGACGTAAGCGATCTCGACATCGCCGAAGCGGCGATGCTCGCCAGATTGCCGAAAGCGCCCGTGAAGTATTCTCCGTTTAAAAATCCCGCGATTTCCAAAGGCGCGCACTTGAGCGTTCTTCGATTGATGGCGGAACAAGGTTATATACCCGCGGACAAGGTTCAATCGATCCACGACGATTTCTGGAACAAGTATTGGCCCGTCGTCATCACACAATCTCCTTCTCAATCCACTTGGGGAAATCGTCTGAACAAGGCTCCGCACTTCACCGAATACGTTCGTCAAAAACTCGAAAAGGAACTCGGAGAAGATAAGGTTTATACCGGCGGCTTGAAGGTTTATACGACTCTCGACGCGCGCAAACAGGAAATCGCTCAGGAAGAATTGTCCAGAGCGATCAAAAAACACGACGACCTCGTTTCGGGCGTGACCGTGAATTATTCCGGCGGTGCGGACCGCGGTCTCGTCGGTCTTTATTATCTCATGGGTTCGGTCTTCCCGATCGGAATGCCGTTTATCAGTAAGCTGGATGAGAAAGCGAACTACCGGGTCGCCCTCGAAAGAGAACTCATCGACGCAGTCGATATTCTTACCATATTGACCCCGGGCGAAAACGAATCCGCGGCGATCGGCGAGTTTCAAAAACAAAGCGCGGTCTTCGGCAAAAACTTACACGTGGAAGGAGCCGCGATCACGATCGAACCTTCCACCGGTTATATTCAAACGATGGTCGGAGGATATGAATTCACTCCGAAGAATCAGTTCAACCGAGCCACGATGGCGAGACGTCAGACCGGCTCCGCGTTCAAACCGTTCGTCTACGGCGCCGCGATTCAAGAGCGAGTCGTGGGAAGCGGAACGGGAATCATGGACGCTCCTCTCACCACCTTAACGGAAGAAGGAGAAGGTTGGTCTCCTCAGGATTTCGACGGAGACTTCTTGGGAATGGTTCCGTTGTCGAGAGCGCTTTCCTTGTCGTTGAACATCGTTTCGGTGCAGGTGTTCCTACGAACCGGACCGGACGCGGTCATCGATTTTTCTTCCCGACTTCTCGGAGTAAATCCGAGTCGTTTTCCTTCCAGCCCCGCGCTTGCGCTCGGGATCGCGGAACTCACGCCGCTTGAGATGGCTCTCGGTTATGCGACCATAGCCAACAACGGAAGAAGGGTGATTCCGTTTTCCGTCCGTTATGTGATCGATCAAAGCGGAAACGTGATCTACAATGAGGAAGTCAAGGTTCAGGAAGAATTGCAAAGACAAGCCAAAGACGGAAGCATTCAAGTGATCTCCGAAGGAACCGCTTACATTCTCAAAAAGATGCTCACGAACGTGGCGATGGCCGGAACTGCGGCCATGGGTTTGCGCGATCCGGACAAAGGAAATTACCGAGGAATCGCGGCCGGAAAAACGGGATCGACTTCTTCCTTTACGAACGCTTGGTACTGCGGCTTTGATCCGAACTACACGACCGTGATTTGGTTGGGATTCGATAAAAGTTCGATTTCTTTGGGAAGAGGTCAGGCGGCTTCGGTTCTTGCGGTTCCGATTTGGGGAAGAATGTACAATCGTTTTTACGGCGGTCAAAATTATCCGACGTTCGGCGAAGACATCATGCCCGAGGAAGTGCAGGGAGGAGGAACCTGCGCTTACAACGGACTTTCTCCAAAACCGGGAGTATGTCCCGTAACTCAGAACCTGACTCTCAAGCCGATCACGGTCGCGGGAGTTACGAAGGCGGTTATGGGAAATCGTCAGTGTGACGGAGAACGGGATCACCACAAGTCCATGGATTTTAGAGAATTCTTACAGAAAGAATATCAGATTAGTGATGAAGAATTAGGCAAAACAGATCGGAAGTTTAAACCAAGAACGGAATAA
- the odhB gene encoding 2-oxoglutarate dehydrogenase complex dihydrolipoyllysine-residue succinyltransferase translates to MSVEIKVPEMGESITEATIANWVKKEGEQVKQDEILLELETDKATMEVPAPSSGVLQKIHKKAGDTVKVKEIIGLIDAAATASAPAPSSSSPATTTQTAQTSGNGNINETLPPAVRKLIDDNGLSASSISGSGKNGQITKEDVLKAIEAKTSAPAQAPVAAKAAPSPEIPKAVPAARRTDLPRENAVPMSRLRKVIAERLVSAQHNAAILTTFNEVDMSYVMELRNRYKDKFKETHNVGLGFMSFFTKAAIHALKTIPAINAEIRGSDIVYKNFYDIGVAVGGPKGLVVPIVRDADLLTFAGIEQEIGRLANRVKDGKIELAEMEGGTFTISNGGIYGSMMSTPILNPPQSGILGLHNIVKRAVVVNDQIVIRPMMYLALSYDHRIVDGKEAVTFLVKVKEAIEDPARLLLEL, encoded by the coding sequence ATGTCTGTAGAAATCAAGGTCCCAGAAATGGGAGAGTCGATCACGGAAGCAACTATCGCGAACTGGGTTAAAAAAGAAGGAGAACAAGTAAAACAGGACGAGATCCTACTGGAACTGGAAACCGACAAGGCGACCATGGAAGTTCCTGCCCCGTCCTCCGGTGTCCTTCAAAAAATTCACAAGAAGGCCGGAGACACTGTGAAGGTGAAGGAGATCATCGGTCTCATCGACGCCGCCGCAACCGCCTCCGCTCCCGCACCTTCCTCTTCTTCACCTGCAACTACGACGCAAACAGCACAAACCTCAGGAAACGGAAACATCAACGAAACCCTTCCTCCTGCGGTTCGCAAACTGATCGACGACAACGGCTTAAGCGCTTCCTCGATTTCCGGTTCCGGAAAGAACGGACAAATCACGAAAGAAGACGTATTAAAAGCGATCGAAGCAAAGACTTCCGCGCCTGCACAAGCTCCCGTCGCGGCAAAAGCGGCTCCTTCTCCCGAAATTCCGAAAGCGGTTCCTGCGGCGAGAAGAACGGATCTTCCGAGAGAAAACGCGGTTCCGATGTCCCGTCTTCGTAAGGTAATCGCGGAAAGACTCGTGTCGGCACAACACAACGCAGCCATCTTAACCACATTCAACGAAGTGGATATGAGTTACGTAATGGAACTCAGAAACCGTTATAAGGATAAGTTCAAAGAGACGCATAACGTAGGTTTGGGCTTTATGAGCTTTTTTACGAAGGCGGCGATCCACGCGCTCAAAACGATCCCCGCGATCAACGCGGAAATCCGCGGAAGCGACATCGTGTATAAAAACTTCTACGATATCGGGGTTGCGGTCGGAGGACCGAAGGGGCTCGTGGTTCCGATCGTAAGAGACGCGGATCTTTTGACCTTTGCCGGAATCGAACAAGAGATCGGAAGACTCGCCAACAGAGTGAAAGACGGAAAGATCGAACTCGCCGAAATGGAAGGCGGGACGTTCACGATCTCCAACGGAGGAATCTACGGTTCGATGATGTCGACTCCGATCCTCAATCCTCCTCAGAGCGGAATTTTAGGACTTCATAATATAGTAAAACGTGCGGTGGTGGTGAACGATCAGATCGTGATCCGTCCGATGATGTATCTCGCACTTTCCTACGACCACAGAATCGTGGACGGAAAGGAAGCGGTTACGTTCCTCGTGAAGGTGAAGGAAGCGATCGAAGATCCGGCCCGACTTTTACTCGAACTTTAA
- the lpdA gene encoding dihydrolipoyl dehydrogenase → MSAEFDVVVIGAGPGGYVCAIRAAQLGFKTAIIEKRKTLGGTCLNVGCIPSKALLDSSEEYHKALHKLDVHGITVGKVEVDLGKLMNRKDQIVKEVTDGVDFLMNKNKIKRYEGFGKVLSAGKVEVALNDGNKETINAKHIVVATGSVPIDIPGLTVDGKNIITSDHAIDIRKLPKKMIIIGAGVIGLELGSVWSRLGTAVTVVEFLPGLISNVDRQMGSLLERSLTAQGMEFLFEHKVKGATTGKGGVKVQIEDSKGEAKELEADVVLVAVGRRPFLEGVGLEETGVALTPRKRIQVDGHFKTSVPGIYAIGDAVDGPMLAHKAEEEGVALAELLAGQSGHVNYDAVPYVIYTWPEMAWVGKGEEELKAAGIEYKTGKSLFRPNARAKAMNEAEGQVKILADKKTDKILGAFVFGPRASDMVAELAVAMEFGASAEDVARSFHAHPTLAEVIKEAAMAVDKWAIHA, encoded by the coding sequence ATGTCAGCAGAATTTGACGTAGTCGTGATCGGCGCGGGACCGGGGGGCTACGTTTGTGCCATCCGGGCCGCTCAACTCGGTTTCAAAACCGCAATCATCGAAAAAAGAAAAACCCTCGGAGGCACCTGCCTCAACGTGGGTTGTATTCCTTCCAAGGCTCTTCTGGATTCTTCCGAAGAATATCACAAAGCCCTGCACAAACTCGACGTTCACGGAATCACCGTAGGAAAAGTCGAAGTCGATCTCGGCAAACTCATGAACCGCAAGGATCAGATCGTAAAGGAAGTGACCGACGGCGTCGACTTTCTGATGAACAAAAATAAGATCAAACGATACGAAGGTTTCGGAAAGGTCTTATCCGCGGGAAAAGTGGAAGTCGCATTAAACGACGGAAACAAAGAAACGATCAACGCAAAACATATCGTAGTCGCAACCGGATCGGTTCCGATCGACATTCCCGGTTTGACCGTGGACGGTAAAAACATCATCACATCCGATCACGCGATCGATATCCGCAAACTTCCTAAAAAGATGATCATCATCGGAGCCGGTGTGATCGGCCTCGAACTCGGATCGGTTTGGTCCAGACTCGGAACCGCGGTCACGGTCGTAGAATTTTTACCCGGACTGATTTCCAACGTGGATCGTCAGATGGGTTCTCTTCTCGAACGTTCTTTAACCGCGCAAGGAATGGAATTCCTCTTTGAGCATAAGGTCAAAGGCGCGACCACAGGCAAGGGCGGAGTTAAAGTCCAAATCGAAGATTCCAAAGGCGAAGCGAAAGAACTCGAAGCCGACGTGGTTCTCGTCGCGGTCGGACGCAGACCGTTTTTGGAAGGCGTAGGACTGGAAGAGACAGGAGTCGCGTTGACACCGCGCAAACGAATTCAAGTAGACGGACATTTCAAAACATCGGTTCCCGGAATCTACGCGATCGGGGACGCGGTGGACGGACCGATGCTCGCTCACAAAGCGGAAGAAGAAGGCGTGGCGCTTGCCGAACTTCTCGCGGGACAATCGGGACACGTCAATTATGACGCGGTTCCCTACGTCATATACACTTGGCCGGAAATGGCTTGGGTGGGCAAAGGCGAGGAAGAATTAAAAGCGGCAGGAATCGAATACAAAACCGGAAAATCACTCTTTCGACCCAACGCACGTGCAAAAGCGATGAACGAAGCCGAAGGACAGGTTAAAATCTTAGCGGATAAAAAGACGGATAAAATTCTCGGCGCCTTTGTGTTCGGGCCGAGAGCTTCGGACATGGTGGCCGAGCTTGCGGTTGCGATGGAATTCGGCGCGTCTGCGGAAGACGTAGCGAGAAGTTTCCACGCGCATCCGACCTTGGCGGAAGTAATCAAAGAAGCGGCGATGGCGGTGGATAAGTGGGCGATTCACGCGTGA